The following coding sequences are from one bacterium BMS3Abin08 window:
- the znuC gene encoding high-affinity zinc uptake system ATP-binding protein ZnuC, giving the protein MKSSRRIAEKGDINAIPPNPASIKADEGIILDNVTLGYTEKPVLRDINLRILRGESIGIIGPNGCGKTTLLKSLVGLIKPLGGSIKIFGQPVTMARRFIGYVPQRETLDISYPATVFDMIIMGRYAKIGLFRRPGRLDRERAAEAIADVGLKEYMHVPIAHLSGGQRQRVLIARALSADPEILLLDEPTAAVDVRAQREIVDLLKTLHKERNLTILLVTHDVNLVYPMVDRIIFMADGQVLIGTPEEMLTQEKLQRIYNANVIVTEAAGRIFVIVGDVHHG; this is encoded by the coding sequence GTAGCCGACGGATTGCTGAAAAGGGAGATATAAATGCAATCCCCCCTAACCCCGCTTCAATAAAGGCAGATGAAGGTATTATTCTTGACAATGTAACGTTAGGTTACACAGAAAAACCTGTTCTGCGTGATATTAATTTGCGCATACTCAGGGGCGAATCCATAGGTATAATCGGCCCGAATGGTTGCGGTAAGACCACACTTTTGAAATCACTGGTTGGCTTGATAAAACCGCTTGGAGGGAGTATCAAAATATTTGGGCAGCCGGTAACGATGGCCCGCCGGTTCATCGGATATGTACCCCAGAGGGAGACGCTTGACATATCTTATCCTGCCACGGTTTTTGATATGATCATTATGGGAAGGTACGCCAAAATAGGGCTCTTCCGACGTCCGGGACGCCTGGACCGGGAAAGGGCCGCAGAGGCTATAGCCGATGTAGGACTGAAAGAGTATATGCATGTCCCCATTGCCCACCTCTCAGGCGGGCAGCGCCAGCGCGTTTTAATAGCACGGGCACTTTCCGCTGACCCGGAGATCCTGCTCCTTGACGAACCCACGGCTGCTGTAGATGTGAGGGCTCAGCGAGAGATTGTAGATCTCTTGAAGACCCTGCACAAGGAACGGAATTTAACCATTTTATTGGTTACCCACGATGTGAACCTCGTCTACCCCATGGTAGACCGGATAATATTTATGGCAGACGGCCAGGTCTTAATCGGAACTCCAGAGGAGATGCTGACCCAGGAAAAACTCCAGCGTATCTATAACGCCAATGTGATTGTAACCGAAGCGGCCGGCCGGATATTTGTTATTGTCGGGGATGTTCACCATGGTTAA